One part of the Alistipes onderdonkii genome encodes these proteins:
- a CDS encoding DUF1735 and LamG domain-containing protein has protein sequence MKLKYLVAPLLFAAAAVTGCQETAETYPAIYMTDAQSNPDKSMTIDEPPAETSITVSASVVAEHDIHIQLEVRPDLLAAYNDKYGKNYQIPPADSYSLSSTEATILAGYNTSSEIGFTVTSVSEFAEGVTYCVPVSIKTVSGGMTVLEPSRTLFIVLKTPVISKAIYLGSSNIYKVTSFQENSDLAALPQLTLEARVYMLGFQTRDPYISSIMGIEGICGVRFGDVKVDPDCIQICHDSYQPAATDKPFDKEKWYHVAAVWTGSSWDIYINGQYATGVETQGETIDLTSDNSGGFYLGASYGGGRTLNGYVAECRVWTRALSQSEIANNMNYVDPTSDGLLAYWRMNAWEPNDSGSGNIVRDLTGHGYDAVGGSSNPTMMDTKWN, from the coding sequence ATGAAACTGAAATATTTGGTCGCTCCGCTGTTGTTCGCCGCCGCTGCGGTCACGGGCTGTCAGGAGACTGCGGAGACCTATCCTGCGATCTACATGACCGATGCGCAGAGCAATCCCGACAAATCCATGACCATCGACGAACCCCCTGCCGAGACCTCGATCACCGTCTCCGCCTCGGTGGTCGCCGAGCATGACATCCACATTCAGCTCGAAGTGCGCCCCGACCTGCTGGCCGCCTATAACGACAAATACGGCAAGAACTACCAGATCCCGCCCGCCGACAGCTATTCGCTCAGCTCGACGGAAGCGACCATCCTGGCCGGCTACAACACCTCTTCGGAGATCGGTTTCACGGTGACGTCCGTCTCGGAGTTCGCCGAGGGCGTGACCTATTGCGTCCCGGTGAGCATCAAGACCGTATCGGGCGGGATGACCGTGCTCGAACCGAGCCGCACGCTCTTCATCGTGCTGAAGACCCCGGTGATCAGCAAGGCGATCTACCTGGGATCGAGCAACATCTACAAGGTGACTTCGTTCCAGGAGAATTCCGACCTGGCAGCCCTTCCGCAGCTCACGCTCGAAGCCCGCGTATACATGCTCGGCTTCCAGACCCGCGATCCTTATATCAGCTCCATCATGGGTATCGAGGGCATCTGCGGCGTACGTTTCGGCGACGTGAAGGTCGATCCCGACTGCATCCAGATCTGTCACGACTCCTACCAGCCCGCAGCTACCGACAAGCCGTTCGACAAGGAAAAGTGGTACCACGTCGCCGCAGTCTGGACGGGCTCTTCGTGGGACATCTATATCAACGGGCAGTATGCCACGGGCGTGGAAACGCAGGGCGAGACCATCGACCTGACGAGCGACAATTCGGGCGGTTTCTACCTGGGAGCCTCCTATGGCGGCGGCCGTACGCTGAACGGCTATGTCGCCGAGTGCCGCGTATGGACACGCGCCCTCTCGCAATCCGAGATCGCCAACAACATGAACTATGTCGACCCCACGTCCGACGGGCTGCTCGCTTACTGGCGCATGAACGCCTGGGAGCCCAACGACAGCGGTTCCGGCAATATCGTGCGCGACCTCACGGGCCACGGTTACGATGCCGTCGGCGGCAGCTCCAACCCGACGATGATGGACACCAAGTGGAATTAG
- a CDS encoding glycoside hydrolase family 18, whose product MKNFLKYVAALAIVGAFFVACSDWTDPEREITQHPDQQSPILRDNAYYQALREYKKTKHKIAFGWYGSWTAVGASYQTRLQSAPDSMDIISIWSQWHSLTPEQIADKEFVQKIKGTKVTFTIFSDKMPEPFLTEIGGGEYTDEAIEAYAKAYCKDSMDKYSYDGIDIDYEPGYGASGPFVGHDNELFRKLILAMSKYVGPKSGTGRLLMIDGVPYAVHADVADCFDYGIVQAYKSYGYTDLQSRFDEADKKGWKPEQYIFAENFESLWKNGGVSHECRDGQWVNSLLGMARFNPTQGFGAGFGAYHMEYEYGNSAMPYKYMREAIQDVNPAGGDLIVGLTSTALSKYLFLVGDDGTITGEVDEKIRVELARPAPADVSFPLALDNSLVESYNEEHGTSYEAIDPARVSLGTLSVAAGDFMSDEASVTVSSANIEKGYYLLPIVVELPQGDVYTSKETLVRYVLVTVAAMEIDVDATALTGVKIEPASGWTIVCYQGTASSGANGVWNLDSDTQKARMFDGKLDSNCWYAASASYSWGNGGNFIITLDKAYDINGFRWHIYYEDSNPECTDFQYSEDGTNWFSLTNEISFVPKLTDEGWKIFRFKKTVKARYIRVYVGRVTGYTSMNEAEIFAPAN is encoded by the coding sequence ATGAAAAATTTCTTGAAATACGTCGCGGCCCTTGCGATCGTGGGTGCCTTTTTCGTCGCTTGTTCGGATTGGACGGATCCCGAGCGTGAAATTACGCAGCATCCCGACCAGCAGTCGCCCATCCTGCGCGATAATGCCTACTACCAGGCCCTGCGCGAATACAAAAAGACCAAGCACAAGATCGCTTTCGGCTGGTACGGTTCGTGGACGGCCGTGGGCGCATCCTACCAGACCCGCCTGCAGAGCGCTCCCGACTCGATGGATATCATCTCCATCTGGAGCCAGTGGCATTCGCTGACCCCCGAGCAGATCGCCGACAAGGAGTTCGTGCAGAAGATCAAGGGCACGAAGGTGACCTTCACGATCTTCTCGGACAAGATGCCCGAGCCGTTCCTCACCGAGATCGGCGGCGGCGAATACACCGACGAGGCCATCGAAGCCTATGCCAAGGCTTATTGCAAGGACTCGATGGACAAGTACAGCTACGACGGCATCGACATTGACTACGAACCCGGCTACGGCGCTTCGGGGCCGTTCGTGGGGCATGACAACGAGTTGTTCAGGAAGCTGATCCTCGCCATGAGCAAATACGTCGGCCCCAAGTCGGGGACGGGACGCCTGCTTATGATCGACGGCGTGCCCTATGCCGTGCATGCCGATGTGGCCGACTGCTTCGACTACGGCATCGTGCAGGCTTATAAATCCTACGGCTATACCGATTTGCAGAGTCGCTTCGACGAAGCCGATAAGAAAGGCTGGAAGCCCGAGCAGTATATCTTCGCCGAGAACTTCGAGTCCCTCTGGAAAAACGGCGGCGTGTCGCATGAGTGCCGCGACGGCCAGTGGGTCAACTCGCTGCTGGGCATGGCGCGCTTCAACCCCACGCAGGGTTTCGGCGCCGGTTTCGGTGCCTACCACATGGAGTACGAGTACGGGAATTCGGCCATGCCTTACAAGTATATGCGCGAGGCGATCCAGGATGTGAACCCCGCCGGCGGCGACCTGATCGTCGGCCTGACCTCGACCGCCCTGTCCAAATACCTGTTCCTGGTCGGGGACGACGGTACCATCACGGGCGAGGTGGACGAAAAAATCCGGGTCGAGCTGGCGCGTCCCGCCCCTGCCGACGTTTCGTTCCCGCTGGCGCTGGACAACTCGCTGGTCGAGTCCTACAACGAAGAGCACGGCACCTCCTATGAGGCGATCGACCCCGCACGGGTGTCGCTCGGCACGCTCAGCGTGGCGGCCGGGGACTTCATGTCCGATGAGGCGTCCGTTACCGTAAGCTCCGCCAATATCGAGAAGGGATACTACCTGCTCCCCATCGTCGTCGAGCTTCCGCAGGGCGATGTCTACACCTCGAAGGAGACACTGGTGCGTTACGTGCTGGTGACTGTGGCGGCGATGGAGATCGACGTCGATGCCACGGCGCTCACGGGCGTGAAGATCGAACCGGCTTCCGGCTGGACGATCGTCTGCTACCAGGGCACCGCTTCGAGCGGCGCCAACGGCGTCTGGAACCTCGATTCCGATACGCAGAAAGCCCGCATGTTCGACGGCAAACTCGACTCCAACTGCTGGTATGCCGCGAGTGCGTCCTATTCGTGGGGGAACGGCGGCAATTTCATCATCACGCTGGACAAGGCCTACGACATCAACGGCTTCCGCTGGCATATCTACTACGAGGACTCCAACCCCGAATGTACCGATTTCCAGTACAGCGAGGACGGCACCAACTGGTTCAGCCTGACCAACGAAATTTCGTTCGTCCCCAAACTCACGGACGAAGGCTGGAAGATATTCCGGTTCAAGAAGACCGTGAAGGCCCGCTACATCCGGGTATACGTCGGCCGGGTGACCGGGTATACCAGCATGAACGAGGCCGAGATTTTCGCCCCTGCAAACTAA
- a CDS encoding SusD/RagB family nutrient-binding outer membrane lipoprotein, with amino-acid sequence MKRFNHTIGFFAAAALAACTGDFESFNTNPDAVQSVDKKTYITTMQMDAVIPCSDVGANEFQRACNLMGDAFGGYLSPIQAFNGGSYTCTYDLDGTDYNNYPFSVAFTNVMPAWLNLKYAYQNGQVTDDVFAVAEVIKVMALQRTTDIYGPIPVSNFGQTENPYESQETVYKNLLTDLNAAIVVLKEYAANAGDARPLQKVDAVYQGDYAKWLKLANSVKLRMAMRIRFVEPALARTYAEEAVSDGVMTASDDGAWLKSSGSVQVYNPLEETWNAYNDTRMGATIDAYMNGYADPRLPAYFKTCEDSKYHGVRSGLSTMLKADYAGLSVPNVAKDTPVVWFLASEAAFLRAEGAMLGWEMGGDDESFYKAGIELSFLEHGLTAAAAAAYAQSTAEPQAFEDASAASTKYNASKPSSVTPKWNAGAGDEEKLERIITQKWIAMFPNGQEAWSEFRRTGYPKVIPIVNNLSGGKVDTNVQVRRMTFPRSEYSNNAAGVAAATALLGGADTGGTKLWWDKK; translated from the coding sequence ATGAAACGATTCAATCATACAATAGGATTTTTCGCCGCCGCGGCGCTTGCCGCCTGTACCGGTGACTTCGAATCCTTCAACACCAATCCCGATGCGGTGCAGTCGGTCGACAAGAAGACCTACATCACCACCATGCAAATGGATGCCGTGATTCCGTGCAGCGACGTGGGGGCCAACGAGTTCCAGCGTGCCTGCAACCTGATGGGCGACGCCTTCGGCGGCTATCTCTCCCCGATCCAGGCCTTCAACGGCGGCAGCTATACCTGTACCTACGACCTCGACGGTACGGATTACAACAACTATCCCTTCTCGGTGGCTTTCACCAATGTGATGCCTGCATGGCTCAACCTCAAGTACGCCTACCAGAACGGGCAGGTTACCGACGACGTCTTCGCCGTTGCCGAGGTCATCAAGGTGATGGCCCTCCAGCGTACCACCGACATCTACGGCCCGATCCCCGTTTCGAATTTCGGCCAGACCGAAAACCCCTACGAATCGCAGGAGACCGTCTACAAGAACCTTCTCACGGATCTGAATGCCGCCATCGTGGTGCTGAAGGAGTACGCGGCCAATGCGGGCGACGCCAGGCCGTTGCAGAAGGTCGACGCCGTTTACCAGGGCGACTATGCCAAGTGGCTCAAGCTGGCCAACTCGGTCAAGCTCCGCATGGCCATGCGCATCCGTTTCGTCGAACCCGCTCTTGCCCGCACCTATGCCGAGGAGGCCGTCAGTGACGGGGTGATGACCGCTTCGGACGACGGGGCGTGGCTCAAGAGTTCCGGTTCGGTTCAGGTGTACAACCCGCTCGAAGAGACGTGGAACGCCTATAACGACACCCGCATGGGTGCGACCATCGACGCTTACATGAACGGTTATGCGGATCCGCGCCTGCCGGCCTATTTCAAAACCTGCGAGGACAGCAAGTACCACGGCGTCCGCAGCGGCCTCAGCACGATGCTCAAGGCGGACTATGCCGGACTTTCGGTGCCCAACGTCGCCAAGGATACGCCCGTGGTGTGGTTCCTCGCTTCCGAGGCCGCTTTCCTGCGGGCCGAGGGTGCCATGCTCGGCTGGGAGATGGGCGGTGACGACGAATCGTTCTACAAGGCGGGTATCGAGCTGTCGTTCCTCGAACACGGGCTCACGGCCGCTGCCGCTGCCGCCTATGCCCAGAGCACGGCCGAGCCCCAGGCGTTCGAAGACGCTTCGGCCGCCTCGACGAAATACAACGCCTCGAAACCTTCGTCCGTCACCCCGAAGTGGAATGCCGGCGCCGGGGACGAGGAGAAACTCGAACGGATCATCACGCAGAAGTGGATCGCCATGTTCCCCAACGGGCAGGAAGCCTGGTCGGAATTCCGCCGCACGGGCTACCCCAAGGTGATCCCGATCGTCAACAACCTCAGCGGCGGCAAGGTCGATACCAACGTCCAGGTGCGCCGTATGACCTTCCCGCGTTCGGAGTACTCGAACAATGCCGCCGGCGTGGCGGCTGCCACCGCACTGCTCGGCGGAGCCGATACCGGCGGTACGAAACTCTGGTGGGATAAGAAATAA